In Exiguobacterium sibiricum 7-3, a genomic segment contains:
- the kynA gene encoding tryptophan 2,3-dioxygenase: MKQTDATKIEETIQTDFKKDMSYGDYLQLDSLLTSQQRLSDHHDEMLFIVIHQTSELWMKLILHEMTAAIQAIADDQLERSFKMLARISKIQQQLIQSWSVLSTLTPAEYLEFRDSLGHSSGFQSYQNRQIEFALGFKNAQMLRVYEHETALFAQLNDDLKTPSIYDETVRAMHRRGLPIDETILKRDVTEDWEADPSVEAAWAIVYQDVEQYWDLYELGEKLLDIGSQQQMWRFNHMSTVERIIGQKPGTGGSSGVSYLRRVLDHRFFPELWSVRTKL, encoded by the coding sequence ATGAAACAGACAGATGCGACAAAAATTGAGGAAACGATTCAAACCGACTTCAAAAAAGACATGTCTTACGGGGATTATTTACAGCTCGATTCGCTTTTGACAAGCCAGCAACGGTTGTCGGATCATCATGACGAGATGCTGTTTATTGTCATTCATCAGACAAGTGAGTTATGGATGAAACTGATTTTGCATGAGATGACGGCTGCCATTCAGGCGATTGCCGACGATCAACTCGAACGGTCGTTTAAGATGCTGGCCCGCATTTCAAAAATTCAACAACAGTTGATCCAGTCGTGGAGTGTCCTCTCGACGCTGACACCGGCTGAATACCTCGAATTCCGGGATTCGCTCGGACATTCGTCCGGATTCCAGTCGTACCAAAACCGGCAGATTGAGTTTGCGCTAGGCTTTAAGAATGCCCAAATGTTACGCGTCTATGAGCATGAAACGGCGTTGTTCGCTCAATTGAACGATGACTTAAAGACACCGAGCATCTATGACGAAACCGTCCGGGCGATGCACCGGCGCGGCTTACCGATTGACGAGACGATTCTCAAGCGGGATGTCACGGAAGACTGGGAAGCTGATCCGAGTGTCGAAGCTGCCTGGGCCATCGTCTATCAAGACGTCGAACAGTACTGGGATTTGTATGAACTCGGCGAAAAGTTGCTCGACATCGGCAGCCAGCAACAAATGTGGCGCTTTAACCACATGAGCACCGTCGAACGGATTATCGGTCAAAAGCCGGGAACGGGTGGTTCGTCCGGCGTCAGTTATCTGCGCCGTGTGCTCGATCATCGGTTCTTCCCGGAACTGTGGTCGGTCCGGACAAAACTTTGA
- the kynB gene encoding arylformamidase encodes MNRWIDVSQPLTSSITTWPGDTKFDYTINWSKADTGSVNVGQVTMSLHTGTHIDAPFHFDDAGQKVIDLDPDLYIGHVRVIYLPGRTELVASDLEAFDLTDVRRLIIKTDGWVDKSIFPETIPVLTPSLAERLGALGVELIGLDLPSVDAIDSKEMSAHHALAAHGVHILEGLVLDAITPGDYHLNAVPLPLVDGDGSPVRALLRPY; translated from the coding sequence ATGAACCGTTGGATAGATGTCTCACAACCTTTAACATCGTCGATTACGACGTGGCCGGGTGATACGAAATTTGACTACACCATCAATTGGAGTAAAGCCGATACCGGCTCCGTCAACGTCGGACAGGTCACGATGAGTCTGCATACCGGCACTCATATCGATGCACCGTTCCATTTTGATGATGCCGGTCAAAAAGTCATCGATTTGGATCCGGATCTTTATATCGGTCATGTCCGTGTCATTTACTTGCCCGGTCGGACGGAACTCGTGGCAAGTGATCTCGAGGCATTTGATTTAACCGATGTCCGCCGGTTGATTATTAAAACAGACGGCTGGGTCGATAAATCGATTTTCCCGGAAACGATCCCGGTGCTGACACCAAGTCTCGCCGAACGTCTTGGAGCACTCGGCGTCGAATTGATTGGTCTTGATTTACCGTCCGTCGATGCGATTGACAGTAAAGAGATGAGTGCCCACCATGCGCTCGCCGCACATGGAGTTCATATACTCGAAGGGTTGGTTCTTGATGCGATCACACCGGGTGATTATCATCTCAATGCCGTCCCGCTTCCGCTCGTCGACGGTGACGGCAGTCCTGTCCGTGCGTTGTTGCGACCGTATTAA